The Gemmatimonadota bacterium genome segment CGTGTTCCCAAATTTACGGTTACGATGTTGTCGAAAGCCGTTATCCCGCGCTTGTAGATTGTACTTCGCTCATCGGTTCTATTCAGATTCAAAATCGCGGATCTATTGGAGGCAATTTCTGCAATGCTTCGCCCGCAGCGGACACCCCACCTGCTGTCATTGTCCTTGGTGGCGCATGTCGTATTGCTGGTCCAAATGGCACGCGTGAAGTCGCCGCAGAGAATTTTTTTACTGGTCCGGGGCAAAGTGTTCTTCAATCTGGCGAGTTTCTCGTTTCTATTCAGGTGCCAACTCCGGCTGCCAATTCGGGGGCGTTTTTCCTGCGATTTATTCCGCGCAATGAAATGGATATCGCAGTCGCCAATGCTGCGGCCTCTGTGGTTTTGGACAGCGATAAAGCAACTATTCAAGAGGCCAGGGTGTCAATTGGAGCTGTCGCTCCCACTCCCTTGCTCGTTGCCGATGCGGGCGCAGCACTCGTGGGGAAAGCAGTAGATGACGAAGACGCTATAGAAGCGGCGTGTGCAGCATCGCGCGCAGCAGCCAGGCCAATTAGCGATATGCGAGGAACTATCGAACAGCGGGTTCACCTGTCCGGCGTTTTGACGCGCCGAGCCATTCAGGGAGCCATTCAGAGAGCAAAGGAGTCTTGATCGCATGCCAGGAAAAGTTCACGTTACAACGACAATTAATGGAGAATCGGTCGAGTTTTTGTGCGAACCTCGGCAGACAATTCTCGAGGTTTTGCGGGATCAACTCGATCTTACGGGCACGAAAGAGGGTTGCAGCAATGGCAACTGCGGCGCGTGTAGCATACTGGTCAATGGCGAGGTTATCGATTCCTGCCTGATGATGGGTGTCGAAGCCGAGGGGCAGGAACTCACGACAATTGAAGGCGTTGCAAGTGCCGATGGTTTGCATCCTCTTCAGCAAAAATTTCTCGAACACGCAGCCCTTCAGTGCGGCATTTGCACACCGGGCTTTATTGTGGCCGCCAAGGCATTGCTCGATCAAGAGTCGGATCCTTCGGAAGAACGCATTCGGTTATACTTAGCGGGAAATCTGTGCCGTTGCACGGGTTATGACAAAATCGTCCGCGCGGTGCAAGACGCCGCGTCTGAAATGGCCGAATAGGGAGGTGATCCCATAATGGCGACAAAAACAGAAGATTATCTGGGCATTACGGATTACAAAGTTATTGGCACCAGTCCGATACGGCACGATGGCGTCGATAAAGTCGTCGGTCGGGCAAAATACGGTGCAGATATCGATATGGCAGGCATGTTGCACGGGGCAGTTGTGCGCAGCCCACACGCGCATGCGCGGATCAAATCAATAGATACGAGCAAGGCAGAGGCGCTTGCAGGTGTAAAAGCCGTGATTACGGTTGACGACCTGCCTTTACAAGAAGATAAAATTGAAGACCTGGGTGAAGGTGCTGCCAATCTGCAGCACCTGCGCGCAAATGTGCTGGCCGATGGCAAGGTATTGTATCACGGCCATGCAGTTGCAGCGGTTGCCGCAACAGATATTCACACAGCGCAAGAAGCCGTTGATTCGATTGATGTCGAATACGAGGTGTTGC includes the following:
- a CDS encoding xanthine dehydrogenase family protein subunit M; its protein translation is MNAFDYEAPQSVDEAISLLSAGNGNIGILAGGTDLIAQLKEGRKIDLMIDLKRIPEATALSFDEDSGLSIGAATPCSQIYGYDVVESRYPALVDCTSLIGSIQIQNRGSIGGNFCNASPAADTPPAVIVLGGACRIAGPNGTREVAAENFFTGPGQSVLQSGEFLVSIQVPTPAANSGAFFLRFIPRNEMDIAVANAAASVVLDSDKATIQEARVSIGAVAPTPLLVADAGAALVGKAVDDEDAIEAACAASRAAARPISDMRGTIEQRVHLSGVLTRRAIQGAIQRAKES
- a CDS encoding (2Fe-2S)-binding protein, yielding MPGKVHVTTTINGESVEFLCEPRQTILEVLRDQLDLTGTKEGCSNGNCGACSILVNGEVIDSCLMMGVEAEGQELTTIEGVASADGLHPLQQKFLEHAALQCGICTPGFIVAAKALLDQESDPSEERIRLYLAGNLCRCTGYDKIVRAVQDAASEMAE
- a CDS encoding xanthine dehydrogenase family protein molybdopterin-binding subunit is translated as MATKTEDYLGITDYKVIGTSPIRHDGVDKVVGRAKYGADIDMAGMLHGAVVRSPHAHARIKSIDTSKAEALAGVKAVITVDDLPLQEDKIEDLGEGAANLQHLRANVLADGKVLYHGHAVAAVAATDIHTAQEAVDSIDVEYEVL